A window of Suncus etruscus isolate mSunEtr1 chromosome 4, mSunEtr1.pri.cur, whole genome shotgun sequence contains these coding sequences:
- the TAB1 gene encoding TGF-beta-activated kinase 1 and MAP3K7-binding protein 1, whose product MAAQRRSLLQSEQPSWTDDLPLCHLSGVGSAPNRSYSADGKAVESHPAEDSWLKFRSENGCFLYGVFNGYEGSRVTSFVAQRLSAELLLGQLSADDTEADVRRALQQAFDVVERSFLESIDDALAEKASLQSQLPEGVPQHQLPPQYQKILERLKVLERETAGGAMAVVAVLLSNKLYVANVGTNRALLCKSTVDGLQVTQLNVDHTTENEDELFRLSQLGLDAGKIKQVGVICGQESTRRIGDYKVKYGYSDIELLSAAKSQPIIAEPEVHGAHPLDGVTGFLVLMSEGLYKALEAAHGPGQANQEIAAMIDTEFAKQTSLDAVAQAVVDRVRRIHGDTFASGGERAKFCPRHEDMTLLVRNFGYPLGELSQSAPSPAPATGGRVYPVSVPYSSAQSTSKTSVTLSLVMPSQGQLVNGTLSASTLDEATPTLTNQSPTLTLQSTNTHTQSSSSSSDGGLFRSRPAHSLPPGEDGRVEPYVDFAEFHRLWSMDHGEQSGLTAP is encoded by the exons GAGCAGCCCAGCTGGACGGACGACCTCCCGCTGTGTCACCTGTCAGGGGTGGGCTCAGCCCCCAACCGCAGCTACTCGGCAGACGGCAAGGCAGTGGAGAGCCACCCAGCCGAGGACAGCTGGCTCAAGTTCAG GAGTGAGAACGGCTGCTTCCTGTACGGTGTCTTCAATGGCTACGAGGGCTCGAGGGTGACCAGCTTCGTGGCCCAGCGGCTGTCAGCCGAACTCCTGCTGGGCCAGCTCAGCGCCGATGACACCGAGGCTGACGTGCGTCGGGCACTCCAGCAG gccttcGACGTGGTGGAAAGGAGCTTCCTGGAGTCCATCGACGATGCGCTGGCCGAGAAGGCGAGTCTCCAGTCCCAGCTGCCGGAG GGTGTCCCCCAGCACCAGCTCCCGCCGCAGTACCAGAAAATCCTGGAGAGGCTCAAGGTGCTGGAACGGGAGACGGCAGGCGGCGCCATGGCCGTGGTGGCCGTGCTGCTCAGCAACAAGCTCTACGTGGCCAACGTGG GCACGAACCGCGCTCTCCTGTGCAAGTCCACGGTGGACGGGCTGCAGGTCACGCAGCTGAACGTGGaccacaccacagagaatgaggaCGAGCTCTTCCGGCTCTCGCAGCTGG GTCTGGACGCAGGGAAGATCAAGCAGGTGGGGGTCATCTGCGGGCAGGAGAGCACCCGGCGAATTGGGGACTACAAGGTCAAGTACGGCTACTCGGACATCGAACTTCTCAG TGCTGCCAAGTCACAGCCCATCATAGCGGAGCCCGAGGTACACGGGGCACACCCCCTGGATGGGGTCACCGGCTTCCTGGTGCTCATGTCAGAGGGGCTGTACAAGGCCCTGGAGGCGGCGCATGGGCCGGGACAAGCCAATCAG GAGATCGCTGCCATGATCGACACGGAATTTGCCAAGCAGACCTCGCTGGACGCCGTGGCGCAGGCTGTAGTGGACCGTGTGCGGCGCATCCATGGGGACACTTTTGCCAGCGGCGGGGAACGTGCCAAGTTCTGCCCACGGCATGAGGACATGACCCTGCTGGTGCGGAATTTCGGGTACCCACTGGGCGAGCTCAGCCAGTCCGCACCCAGCCCTGCCCCAG CCACAGGAGGACGCGTGTACCCCGTCTCCGTGCCCTACTCCAGTGCCCAGAGCACGAGCAAGACCAGTGTGACCCTCTCACTCGTCATGCCCTCCCAGGGCCAGCTGGTCAATGGGACGCTCAGCGCCTCTACCCTGGATGAGGCGACGCCCACCCTCACCAA TCAGAGCCCCACTTTGACCCTGCAGTCGACCAACACGCACACCCAGAGCAGCAGCTCCAGCTCGGACGGCGGCCTGTTCCGTTCGCGGCCTGCACACTCGCTGCCACCAGGCGAGGACGGCCGTGTGGAGCCCTACGTGGACTTCGCCGAGTTCCACCGTCTCTGGAGCATGGACCACGGCGAGCAGAGTGGGCTGACCGCCCCCTAG